The nucleotide window TAACATATATTCATATGAATATGAAAACGGTATAAATATCATTAGCTGATACTAATATAGCTATACGCAAAAACATTATATTTGATTCTGAACATTGCTTATATTCATGCATATTGGTTAAcaaattttgttgatgattcttTCATTAGAGATAGAGGACCAAATTGTTTAGGGTGTCATTGAATATAAGTGGATAATAAAATTGTGTCTACCGTCTAGTAGTTTTATTTCTTAGAATTATTCTCCAAATCATGCATGCTTGCGATGATCATCATCATAACCATCGTCTTAGACTAACGTACTAACCACAATAGTTCATGGCCAAGTTTAAGAAATCATATTATTCCTGTTCAAAGAACTATTGATTTTTGCTGAAGAGGTTCCAAAAACTATTTTAAGTTGTAACACGTTAAATTCAACGATGTGAGGTCATAGTTTTCTTTATTCAACTAGTTAACAGTTTCACTTTCCAGTTAGTTTAGTCTAGAAAGTAGCAATCTAAATCCAATTATGATGAAAATATGTATAAACTATCAGCCCtgcaaataacataataatacCATGAAAAAATATTCACATACTAAAGAATATACAGAGTAACTGGATTTCTCAAAAGCAGGTTTAATCGGAAAAATTCTTTACTTTTCGCTATCATACAAGAGAACGGCATGTTCAATAACTACCAGAAGTGCCATGCAAAATTCATCTAATCAGAGCTCAAGTTAAAACACAGGAAAGATTATGCCTTGTTTCCAAAACTATCAATAGAATATATGCACTTTCATACACCTTCGAAAGGTGGATCACGTGATTGAagagttttagaaaaacattcaTCTAATTCCTTCAGAAGATTAAAATCTTCAATGCTCAAGATGGAAGACATATTCTGTCAGCTGTTGCAATTTGCGAGGATCAAGTTTCTGCACTGACGCAACAGGTTGCTTCTTCACAGTAAGCATCCGAGAGGCATTGTCCACGGTCCAACCTTGTTGTAGTACATCTACAATCATACAGTCAAAAAGTCTATAATGATATCATAGGAAGGGAAGAGATGGTTGATATAATTTAATGCgtgattaatttttcaaaaggcAGCAAAAATAAGACTACACAAGCAGAGCTGCCTTTCCAAGATAGCTCATTTTAAGTAATTGTCATGTTCACTTCCAGCCAGCCAGATTGACCAGTGTTGTCAATTGTAGATGGTGGAAAATAGTGgattgttcaaattccgctacacTACAGCATTATAGTGCCTATATAGTTGCAATTTGACATCATTTTGGACTTAATTGCGTATCGCTGGCGAGCAATAGCAGTTTGTCAAAATTCCGCCACGTTGTGGCACTAAAGCACTTCTATAGCTGCTATATGACAACACCTATTCATCATCAAATGTCAATAATCATGTTGATTTGGGCatcaaatataattttgattattctCTCTCAATCCAAGCACAAAATATAACCAATATCCAAGTTCTACTGTTTCTGGGAGAGGGAAAAGTTAAACTGATAATATTAGCTTCAAGACCTTGTTCTCTGATGCAACTGCTCTccgtaaaaaaacatatatttccaAACCGTGGTTTCTACAGTGTCAATATTCATTCTATTTCCTTCTCTTTTCTCCTCATTCCAAGGGTATACTTGTCAGATACTTAGAATTTCAAGAAACAGTTAGCCTCAAATTCAGCAACTGCTCTccgtaaaaaaacatatatttccaAACCGTGGTTTCTACAGTGTCAATAGACCCAAAAACAAACCACCTTAAATCCAAACCCAATAAAGTGAGACACAAATATAAGATTAAACCATTTAAGAGGTTAAAGATTGAGTGCAGAAGCTACGCTAATAAAGATCCAACATATATGTCACTAACAGGACTCTCAGCTATATCTACTTGACCTCCACTAATTACATCACATGGTACATGAGGAACCTTAAAAGATTCTCTTATTGCCCATCACATTTTagcataaaattttgattagcTACTCTACAGTCTACAGTCTAGCTAAAAATCCAATTAGTTAGTAGATATATTGACAGTAGTGGCATGGAATACAACAAGGAGAATTGGAATCCACTTTCACTGAACACATTGTGTATCCGAGTGCAAGATTAAAAGGACTATTTTCGGTTCAACGGTCGTCAAGAAAGGATAAGGGCCAAGCATTAATGAATATCATCTAGTCATGCAAAAATAATGTTGAACATAATCAAGTTATAATAAATACAATGATTGCTTGTGGATGttatttaatgtaaaaaaatatatatcaggACAACATTGTTTATGATCCAAAAGGTGCTAAAACAAATAGACATGCattgtttgatttaaaaatgaACATAAAATTACCTGCAACTTGTAGCACCATCCTCACTCATTCCCAGAAATAAAGCAGCATCTTCAACACTTATTGTAGAATAAGCAGATACAAGAAGCTGAAAAATCTCCTTTGTGTAAAGTTCTGGAAAAAGCATGTTGGTGATATTAACTTTTGCGTTGTACAACTCatatttggaaggaaaaaaaacatatagatgCAAAAGACTTTTGCAGTCAAACTGCAtagaaaataagttgaaaagcAAGAAACATACTTATTAAAACAATTGCAAAAGTCATTGCAGAAGTGGCACATCActagtttactaaattttatgcGATCCATGGCACCTTCGTCAACAATACATGTTGGTCAAAGAAATTACATTATTCATCAAATtcttttttagttatatttaaaGGGGAAGAGAACAGCCAAAAACAAGTGATCAATCACCGTTCTTCCCAGGTTGAAACTATATTACACTTTTTTCCATCAAAGTAATTCAACTTTTTGCAATGTTTCCATCCATAACATACTAAAGCAACATGTAACTACTCTACATAAAATTCAATTAGCTACTCAACAGTCTACAGTCTAGCTAAAAATTCAATTAGTTAGTAGTAGTAGATATATTGACAGTAGTGGCATGGAATACAACAAGGAGAATTAGAATCCACTTTCACTGTGAATGGCAGAAATATGTCACGCCATAAAGAAACTCCGCAGTGCTTCAAACATCTCAACAACAGGCGGTTTTGCAGCATACATCATAAAATTTGTGTAGCAGTCGTCAAACATTTAACATACACACAAGTGAAGTAACATCACAATTTCTCAGGCAACATATTTCATCGTCTAATAACGAACAATAATCCATGAAGTAACCAGCAAACAAAAGGTACATAACACATGTGAATGGCTTTTATATTTGTAACATTCATCATTCTTGTAACACACTTTAATGACTACACATTAGATCAAAAGGTAGAGAAAGCAGAGAGGAAGAGGAGGAAGGTAAAAGAACAAGAGTATCTTGAAAGATCCTATtcaaaaaacacatacaaataaaaaaatagtataattaaAGCATTTCAATGCAAGTGCACATTACCAACCCTTCTGTTACATTTGTGCTCCATTTATCCTTGCatcattttcttcctctttgCTTGTGTCGTCCTGGTTTGAGGAAGCTAGAAAATGTTGATTCCCTACAACACTTTCGTCTCTCTTTGCTAACGAGAAATGGTCCATAGGAAGAGAGTTCCTTTTGTAATTCCAAACAAGCATTGAAATATAATCTTGGGGTGTAACAAGACCTTGTTCTCTGATGCAACTCTGTTGCTCCTCCGAAGTCTTTGGATCTGCTAATTTTATGTATTCTAGCAATGCGTTTACATGGTCAGGCCTCCAATTACCAGGGAATGGGGTGTAATCCGTCTCAGGCACGAGGGACATCCTTGTATACTGAAGCTCATCAATTGATTCGGCAAGACCCATCCTAAGCAAATTCTGGTATTCAGGAGACTGCCCTTTCTTCTCCTTCAGCGGACGGCTCAGGTTTCGAGCACCAATCTTATATACTTTCGCACGCGAGCGAAGCTTGTATTTAGCAGCATAGAGCTTTGCAAGTGAACCTCTTATGATATAAGAACAGAAATTCACAATCTTCTTCCTATTGTCTGCAAACCTATACCACTCAACCATGGTTGACAAAAACTTGTTCATTTGAGCATTGGTATGAGCTTGAGTGGCATGAAACATCCTAAAACAAGGCTGTGGATCAGGATCCCTATCACCCTTAAGAAAACTCAACTTTCTAAATTGCCTAATACATTGCTTTAAGCTCGCGGTGACCGATAAAAGTGTTCCTACACCCTTTTCACTAATGATCTTACCACCAGTTGCAGTGTACCTAAGTGTCGGATAAACAACTCTCCTACAAAGCACATGATCAAGAAACATTATACCTTTGGTTATATGTTCTATAGGGAGGCATTCGTTATCAAGCTTGATCATGAACTTCTGATCACAAAACTCAATCAACTGCTTCCTCAACGTCGCTGCGTCTGCTCTAGGACCCCGAACACCGATCAGTACATGACCTCCATATCTTATAAAATCCATCTTCCTAGTTTTATCCGGTCCACTAGTCGGCACAAACTCCGGCCAAGAAGTGTTCCCTTGCTCAGCTTCCCCTTCGGGACTATTCCATATAACATCACTCTTAGAAGGAACGTAAATCTCCTTCATTTTCCCTTCCAACCAACGATCCAACTCATCCAAAACAATATTTGCCAAAAGCGGACTCAAAACACCACAATGACCCCAACTCGGAACCTTCTCAGCTTCCTCAGGCGCAAATCCAAAAAAAGTATCCAACCAATAAGGATCCGGCTTTGGCTCATCCTCATTCAAAACCCTCTTTTTCTGAtacttcctcttcttcttcttcacctccCTATCATCAACCTTACTCGTTACAACCGGCGTAACCAACGCGGATTTCAACAAATCCACAGCCATCTTATCCCTAACATCTCTCATAACAGAATTAATCACTAACCCTACTTTTACTCCATCCAACAAAGTACTCAAATCACCTTTCAAATACCATAAATAGCCTGCGAAATTCCTTCTTATCACCCTCAAAACCGTATGCGGCGTCCTCCCAGGACGAAAAGCATACGATTTCTCTGAAAACCTAGGTTCATAAATTGGTTCAAGAATCATTAATAAAACCTCCTGAACAATTCTATCTTGAAAAGGTGTAGGTTGTGTGGTGTTTaagatgattttgatttttcttttggataAGGAATCGTGATCGGTTTTATCAATGGGTGATTTGATGAAGAATTTGAGACGGGAGCCCCATTTGAAATTGCCGTCAACGACGGCGTTACGAAGAGCGAGGAGGTTTTCGAGTTCAGAGCGTTGGATGGAGGACCGAGGGGTGTAGGAACCGGTTTCATCGGTGGTGACTTTCTGGTAAGCTAGGAGCCAGAGTTCGAAGCGGCGGAGGGTGGAGGAGAGGTTGGTGATGAGTTTATCGGGTTGGCGGAAGTTTTCGATCCAGAGATTGGAGATGAGCGAGAAAGCGTCTTCCTTAAGGAGGGTGGAAGGGTCGTTTGGGTCGGGTGGTGGACGGCGGAAGGGAGTGGTGGAGAAGTGGCGAGGGGGGTGTGAGTGGAATGGAAATGGATTTGTGTGGGTGAGATAGCGGAGAGTGGAGAGAGTGAAACGGTGGTGTCGATACATTGTTTGAAGAAGAGTGAAATGAAATTAAGGTGACTTCATTTCTTTCTTAGGAGTAGAAGAGAAAAACCCAACAAAAACCCTTGAAGCTACttctgcaaatcaatcaatggCTTGCGTTTTGGGATTCTTCTCAAAGTTTTTCTGATGGCTTCATCATGTAATATTGCATCAAGGGTAACATGGATTTGATACGGCATCATCCATTTTTCACTTCCACAGCCGGTAACAATTATACGTGTTCTTCCTGAATTTCAGACACAGTTTTTATGTTAGCAACAATCAATAAACCAACATTCAACACAAATCAATTGTTTAttaattatcaaaaaaaatccaCCCATTAAAACTTCAGTCAAACAAATTCCTGTCTTTTTACAGATTCACAGTTTGGTATTTGGTCAACAAATTTACAGTAATAATGGTAAATTACTCAGGTTTATGctcaaatttaactttttcagCTTTAAAATATAGACACAAAATCCACCGTTCCACCCattaaaactcattaaaatcaaattaattctaACATTATAGACAAAACTTGTTGTTTCGGTAAGGATAATTTAAATAACATGAGGATTAGGGAGGATAATTTTTTCGCACCTTTTAGATTCGAGAACAATCCAGCATGTTCATCGTAACGTTTCGTTGCGGAAAGAAGAAGACGAAGTTGGAAGACAGAGTTTTGGCCTAAGGTACTTACAACAGTAGCATTCTTTTtagcaacaaaaacatgcagAAATTTTTACCTCCTCAATGTTATATTTACAATTACTTAGCTCTAGGATTAATCCCCATTAACAGAATTTCTCTCACTAGACTCCTATCAGCTACTAGTCAGATAATATAACATTATCATCACTTATCATAAACTTACATCACATCACTTACAATATCAAGATTTGCATATAAAACTTCCTCAAGAAAATTTCGAGTTCCATACAAAACTTCCATCTTCTACCTAATTAAATCACATCAAACACTTATACAACCCTAGCACGTAAACAAAACTCGTAGAAATAGAACCATTAACAGTTAAAACCAAAGTAATTGTTAATGATTCATCGCATCCCTTTTCATGCAAATTATCAAGCAAGTGATATGCACAAAATTTATAGAAATAGAAACATTTACAATTAAAACCAAAGTAATTGTTAATGATTCATAACATCTCTTTTCATTCAAATTATCAAACTTAATCTTTTGTTTTGCTCCAAAATGAaacaaacttagaaccataaataattaaatacaaacaCACGTACATACAAAGTCTTTTCTCACCATTAAAGTAACAGAAATTTAATCATTCAGCATTTTGTCGAACACTTGGAGcacattaaaacaaaatacttaaTCCAATTCAAATAGAGAAGAAATGAGAAATTGGAGAATCAATTGGCTTACCTTAGCTTATCTAACAACAAGAGGTGAGAGAGAGACGAGAGAAAACAGCGGGAGAGTAAACACAAGGATGAGATAATACAGACGTTAGGGTGAGGCGAGTGAGTCGTCAGTGAGAAGAGGAGAATAACTGAGATAATATGATTCACATGAGAAGAATTGAAATACTTGTTGCTGCTTATGGTGAAGCTAAATTGAATACATGTTCATACAGCCCCTGATTCTCTAACATAAGGTGAAGGTTGTGAAAGGAAATATGGTCGTGTGGTGAGTGAGCTGAGCGTTGATGGTAACAACAATGATAATAAAACCCTTCTTAAGCCACTTAttgtttttcacttttttacaaaaactaaaaaataaaaaaaataaaaaaatagatagtctgtcccttaacttaattctttgttTCGAAATGATCTCATgattattaaaatttgtaaattgCTCCCTTATATATATCCTGTCGTTGGTTATTGGTCATCaccattaaatttttaacactAAATGTCTAAACTGGATCAATATTGTCGATGATGCAccatagacttttttttttttttttttttgaacaaatcaaaatgggaTATATTGCTCAAAAGAAAGGTGAATCGCcctgcacaaggtgtgcaaaagtGAAAAAACACCTAAAGTCTGTTACAAACAAAAGCACCTAAAAGTGATGCCAAGAAAGCTGAAAGCTACAATAGATTACATAATACCCATACAAAACCGTGGAAAACGCCACCAATCATGAAAACCAAACGAAAAACTAGCCATGTTGGATGAAAGCCAAAGAAAAGACAACAACTTCactctttcaaaaatgttaaCAGGATTGATAACCACCATATTGAAAACACAGTTATTTCTCTCCTTCCAGATTGCCCAAACACAAGCCAACCAAATAACCTTCATAAAAACATGAGAATGATGCGTCATCCCTGCCATCTGGCTAAACTGAAGAAAGTGTCGTTTAACCGAGCCCTGAAAAACGCAAGGTATACCAAGCCACTGGCACACAAAATACCAGACCTGCCCAAAAGAAGTACActgaaaaaaaagatgattcGCCGTCTCAGAGTAGCCACATCCACCAACACACAAATTATCAGTAGCTTGTAAAACTCGACGGCGCACCAGATTAGCGCGAGTAGCAACTCTGTCTTGAAGAAGACGCCAAGCAAACACAGACACCTTGGAAGGAACACATTTATGCTATACATCAAGACCTACAACATCAGTCACCGGAACCTCCGTATTGGTTAAGAAACAATAAGTCCCCTTAACCGTATAACCATGAATAGGATCAAGTAACCACCTCCACTGGTCCTGAATAttatcctgcaaaacaatgttatgtaACAAATTGACACAATCCCTCACGCCTTCCTCCTCCCAAGCAAATAAACGGCGCCTCCACTCCCAACCACCTCCACCAACATCCCACCCCGCTCTCGCCATATCCTCCACCGAACACTCCTTATTAACAGCTAAATCAAAAAGACGACTAAACTGAATTTTTAACGGAACATCACCCAACCAATTATCAGTCCAAAAAAAAGTGTCACGACCATTACCTACCACCCTTCTAATGTTATCTTCCCACCAACTTCCCACCAATAACCCCGTACCATCCCTCACCCTACAAATCAGTCTCCACCACCTAGAGGAAAGACGCCCTCCCTCCTTAATCCGACCCCCAACTTCCCCATACCGAGCCTTTAAAACTCTGTACCACAGGCCATTCTTATccaccaacaccatttacctaatAACGACAGATTAAAATCCCCTAATTTCCAGACCCCTAAACCACCACGACTCAAGGGTAGACAAATAGAATCCCAATTAATCCAGGCAATTTTGTTAGAACCCTCACACCCACCccaaaagaattttttaaaaaagagattcGATAGAGGAGATGATACCTGTAGgggccttgaagaaggaaagaaagtaaaccggGAGAGAGGATAGGACTGACTTCAAGAGAACCAGACGACCACCAAAAGATAAATACTTATTATTCCATGTCGACACTCTAGCAGATATACGATCCAACACAGGTTTCCAAAAACAGAGCTTTCTCTCATCACCACCAATAGGCAGGCCCAAATACAAAAAAGGAAGTATCCCAGTTTTACAATTCAACACTGCAGCCGCTTCTGATAACCATGAGTTAGGAATATTAACACCAGTCAACATActtttattaaagttaaccttCAACCCTGACACTTCCTCAAGAAAAAGTAACACCGCCCGAATCGTACGAACATTCAACCAACACTTCTCACCAATAATAAGAGTATCATCGGCAAACTGAAGATGAGAAAGTTTAACCTCCCCTTGAACTCCTACCCCATACGGTTGAAACAAATCATTCGACACAGAGGCCTTCATCATAACATCAAACCCCTCGGCCGccagtaaaaacaaaaaaggggaAAGAGGATCCCCCTGTCTAAGACCCCTCAGGATCGGGAACTCCTCCGTCGGACACCCATTAACCAAAACTGCTGCAGAGGCTGTGCCAATACATTCCATAATCCATTTTCTCCAAAGAGTTGGAAAATTCATATTCACCATCACCGAATTAATGTACTTAAAATCAATCGAGTCACAggccttttcaaaatcaaccttAAAAAGTAATAATTCTTTTTTCATACGCCTAGCCTCATCAACAACCTCGTTAGCAATAAGAATACCATCCAAAATTTGCTTACCTCGAACAAAGGCTGACTGAGCATCCGACACCACAAAATCCAGAACACTACGAAGGCGATTAGCAAGGACCTTAGCTAACAATTTATACATGCAACCCACAAGAGAAATGGGACGAAAATCAGCTAACCTTTGAGGACTAACCACCTTCGGAATCAAAGCAATGAACGTCGAATTTACACCCTTCGTTAATTTCCCATTTCGATGGAACTCCACAAAAAACCTCAACAAATCATCTTTAAGTTCATTCAAAAAATCTTTAATGAACCCCACATTAATACCATCTGGACCCGGGCTCTTAAAACTATCACAGTCCCAAACCGCCTTTTTAATCTCATCCAAAGTAAAAGGCCGAACCAGACTCCCAGCTTGGATAACAGAAAGCTTTCGAAAGTTGAAACCATCCACACCTGGCCGCACCATATCAATATTACGGAAATGGCTTGCAAAATGATTAAAAACTGCTGTTCGAATGCCTTGGACTCCTTCCACCAACACGCCATCAACATGGATCACCTGTAACGCATTTCTTCGTTGTCTTGCAGACATTACATTATGAAAAAATTTAGAGTTCGCATCCCCCTCCCTCATCCAATTCATCCTAGCCTTCTGCCAATTCATACTAGTAAAAACACGTGACATAGAATGTAACTCAACAGACAAATCACGAAGCTCCTTAGATTCTTCCTCCACCAACTCACATTCCTCCGCCTTAGTGTCCAgaatagaaattttatttttaatcttccCAATCTGACCATCAATATTCTTGGAATGTAGTTGATGCCACTCCTTAAGACACAATTTAATCATCTTAAGCTTCAATTTCAGCACATGGCCGCCCCACCCTTCCAAGTCGAATGAATTCAATTTTTCTCAAACAAAATCACCATAACCGGCATACTCGGACCAACACTTTAACAAACGCAAAGGACGAGGACCCCAATTTGAGTcatcaacaaataaaacaagGGGAACATGATCGGATAAACCCCGCTGATAAGCAACTTGAATACAGTTAGGCCAAGATTCACTCCACTTAGCAAACACCAGAAATCTGTCAATTCTACTCATAGAGATACCATCACCCCGAAACCAAGTAAATAATCTACCACACAGCGGTAAATCAATCAGAAAATTTCCTTCAATGAACTCATTAAACTGGTCAGCATCTACTTGTCTGAAAATCATATTCCTACCTCTTCTCTCTTCCGCCACTCTAATAGAATTGAAATCCCCACACACACAAATATTAGCTTCAttgttattcaaaataaaatcagacAGACGAGCCCATAAAACTTGTTTTGCAGCAAAATCACAAGGAGCATAAAcattaacaataataaattcttgACCTGACAATAACACCCTCCCTTTAATAATCAAAACATGTCTGAAACTCACAGTACACCAAACCTCCACCACGGACGAGTCCCAAATAGATAATAACCCTCCTGAAGCCCCAACAGAAGGTTGATAGGAATACCCACAACAATTACTGCCCCACACCGATTTAACTGTAAAATTATCAACCAAACCCAACTTAGATTCTTGTAGACATAACACAAACGGTTGCTTATCTTGAACCAAATGCCGCACCTCCGCTCTTTTCTCAAAACCACCCAACCCCCTAACATTATAAGAGAAAATCTTCATAAGCACCTAGACTCCACCCCCACCCACCACTTCCCCACCTCCACTTACATTTCATCCCCACCACCCCTACTAACCACCTCCACATCTTCCCCATCCATACTCCCTCGCTCCGCCCTCAACCCTCGTCTACCCTCCTTAGTCAACAAATTGAAACCATTTAAATTATCACCCTTAACTGAAGCACCCAACAACTTACCCAACTTCCTCACATCCTCCTCCACCTTCTCCTTTTTATCATGAAGAACCACCCAATGCTCCCAATCTTTGTTCACCGACGCATTGGACGAGTTATTAGAAGTAGAGGTTGAATTATTTACTGCCAAAGAAGTCTTGATCAAAGCCTTTTTTTTTCGATCTCTTTTTcgtagaattttcaaaatctcCTTTCTATCCTTCGAAGGTAACCGAGCAATTCTTTTAACAAAACCCGCCGAATGCTTAAAAGAGACCCCCATCTGCTTCTTATCATTAAGTTTCGATTTTGAAGAAGGCACACTAGAAGTAGGACACACCTTAACCGAACGAGTGACACCATGAGATAATGAGTTTACTTCCTTACCAACACAATCCGCCACCCTGACCAAGGCCGGTTCCTTATTCTCCACCGAGGGCTGCAACTTCTTCCCAAAAAAGTCCTCATTACAAGACACAGTACCCGCAGCATCATTCGAACCACACCCTTTCCTCCAATCTTCATTCAAATCATccacaaaaaaatcaatatcctGTTTAAACGCGTCTGTTTCGATATCATCTTGGAAATTAGGAAAAGCTTCCGAAGGTGCCTCCACATTCTCATCTGACAAAAAAGCATCCTCCCCTAGATTACAACCCCACTCCTCCACCAACTTTAGATCAAGTTTAACTCCATCAATAATAACCTCACAAGAATTATCAATAACCTCCAAAAGCGATGTCGAGATAAGAACACGAGCGTAATCCAACCGCCCCCTATCCTCCGTACACCCATCAGAACGAATAAATCTTCCACACTTTGCCACACATAATTGATAAAATGAATTGTTCCATGCATGTAAAGGAACACCATAAATCCGTAACCAAGCACCCCTTTCATAAATAAGATCCACTAGTGACCATTTATGCAAATCCCCAAAGAGCATCCCAAAAAAATGAATAGCATCATTGAAAACATTCCAAATATCCTCATCTCCCAAACAATACAAAAAAACCCTATCACTTCCCAAAGGAATAACAACAACATTTGAGAAACCAGCATCCTCCACCCTATGCTGTAAGGATAACGATGAGTCACCCGATAACACCCTTGCCACCATACCTCCACTAGCCCACAACCGATCCTCCGCTTTCGAGTTATAACATAAAACAAGACTCTCCTTCTCCTTAACTCCCTCATCCTCacccttcttttcttttttattattttcaactatattattttcatccattttcttttctattttattattttcaactatCTTTTTTTCATCCAACTTACCATCCTCCATACCAGACTTTACCACAGTATTCCCGTCACTCTCCTtctccacctcctcctcctttCTCACCCTCACATTCTCAATCCCTTCTCCATGAGTTATCACTACTGGCTGAACCTCCACACCCTTCAAAGAACTACTACTAATCAAATTATCCTTCCTACATTCCTCATCAAAAGCCGCAAACCTATCAAACCTTGCTTCCCTAGCCCATATACGGCAGTCTCCAATCCAAATGTTATTCAA belongs to Medicago truncatula cultivar Jemalong A17 chromosome 6, MtrunA17r5.0-ANR, whole genome shotgun sequence and includes:
- the LOC120576063 gene encoding COP9 signalosome complex subunit 8; translated protein: MLFPELYTKEIFQLLVSAYSTISVEDAALFLGMSEDGATSCRNHGLEIYVFLRRAVAEFEANYVLQQGWTVDNASRMLTVKKQPVASVQKLDPRKLQQLTEYVFHLEH
- the LOC25480493 gene encoding nuclear intron maturase 2, mitochondrial → MYRHHRFTLSTLRYLTHTNPFPFHSHPPRHFSTTPFRRPPPDPNDPSTLLKEDAFSLISNLWIENFRQPDKLITNLSSTLRRFELWLLAYQKVTTDETGSYTPRSSIQRSELENLLALRNAVVDGNFKWGSRLKFFIKSPIDKTDHDSLSKRKIKIILNTTQPTPFQDRIVQEVLLMILEPIYEPRFSEKSYAFRPGRTPHTVLRVIRRNFAGYLWYLKGDLSTLLDGVKVGLVINSVMRDVRDKMAVDLLKSALVTPVVTSKVDDREVKKKKRKYQKKRVLNEDEPKPDPYWLDTFFGFAPEEAEKVPSWGHCGVLSPLLANIVLDELDRWLEGKMKEIYVPSKSDVIWNSPEGEAEQGNTSWPEFVPTSGPDKTRKMDFIRYGGHVLIGVRGPRADAATLRKQLIEFCDQKFMIKLDNECLPIEHITKGIMFLDHVLCRRVVYPTLRYTATGGKIISEKGVGTLLSVTASLKQCIRQFRKLSFLKGDRDPDPQPCFRMFHATQAHTNAQMNKFLSTMVEWYRFADNRKKIVNFCSYIIRGSLAKLYAAKYKLRSRAKVYKIGARNLSRPLKEKKGQSPEYQNLLRMGLAESIDELQYTRMSLVPETDYTPFPGNWRPDHVNALLEYIKLADPKTSEEQQSCIREQGLVTPQDYISMLVWNYKRNSLPMDHFSLAKRDESVVGNQHFLASSNQDDTSKEEENDARINGAQM